The following proteins are co-located in the Sebastes umbrosus isolate fSebUmb1 chromosome 24, fSebUmb1.pri, whole genome shotgun sequence genome:
- the LOC119483964 gene encoding multidrug resistance-associated protein 4-like isoform X2, which produces MCPAARSPVFSHLSSSLQGLWTIRAFGAEERFQKAFNAQQDLHSEAWFLLLTTSRWFAVRLHGICSIFVTVTTFGRLLLRDCAAEVRGGGAARAVGDGSGRVGLHLQWARGSWCVWPKPS; this is translated from the exons atgtgtccTGCAGCTCGGAGTCCAGTGTTCTCCCACCTGTCGTCGTCTCTTCAGGGCCTGTGGACCATCCGAGCCtttggagcagaggagaggttcCAGAAAGCCTTCAATGCCCAGCAGGACCTGCACTCAG AGGCCTGGTTCCTGTTGCTGACCACCTCTCGCTGGTTCGCTGTCCGTCTCCACGGCATCTGCTCCATCTTTGTTACCGTCACCACCTTTGGCCGcctgctgctcagagact GTGCAGCTGAAGTCCGCGGTGGAGGAGCTGCCCGGGCAGTTGGAGACGGTTCTGGCCGAGTCGGGCTCCACCTTCAGTGGGCCAGAGGcagctggtgtgtctggccaAAGCCATCCTGA
- the LOC119483964 gene encoding multidrug resistance-associated protein 4-like isoform X1, which produces MCPAARSPVFSHLSSSLQGLWTIRAFGAEERFQKAFNAQQDLHSEAWFLLLTTSRWFAVRLHGICSIFVTVTTFGRLLLRDLDGVWREADRSTITGAKQCTAVDGAGSKTHFRNMNKISISLSVCYI; this is translated from the exons atgtgtccTGCAGCTCGGAGTCCAGTGTTCTCCCACCTGTCGTCGTCTCTTCAGGGCCTGTGGACCATCCGAGCCtttggagcagaggagaggttcCAGAAAGCCTTCAATGCCCAGCAGGACCTGCACTCAG AGGCCTGGTTCCTGTTGCTGACCACCTCTCGCTGGTTCGCTGTCCGTCTCCACGGCATCTGCTCCATCTTTGTTACCGTCACCACCTTTGGCCGcctgctgctcagagact tagatggagtttggagagaagcagacaggagtaccatcacaggagcaaagcaatgtactgctgtggacggggccggcagcaaaacgcattttagaaacatgaacaaaatctctatcagtttaagtgtatgctatatttag
- the LOC119483964 gene encoding uncharacterized protein LOC119483964 isoform X3 yields the protein MAFFFHVSCSSESSVLPPVVVSSGPVDHPSLWSRGEVPESLQCPAGPALRGLVPVADHLSLVRCPSPRHLLHLCYRHHLWPPAAQRLTDELIPHHLNTIIDSDRIPSRVF from the exons atggcttttttttttcatgtgtccTGCAGCTCGGAGTCCAGTGTTCTCCCACCTGTCGTCGTCTCTTCAGGGCCTGTGGACCATCCGAGCCtttggagcagaggagaggttcCAGAAAGCCTTCAATGCCCAGCAGGACCTGCACTCAG AGGCCTGGTTCCTGTTGCTGACCACCTCTCGCTGGTTCGCTGTCCGTCTCCACGGCATCTGCTCCATCTTTGTTACCGTCACCACCTTTGGCCGcctgctgctcagagact gacagatgagcTGATCCCTCATCATCTCAACACCATCATAGACAGCGACAGGATACCG AGCAGAGTCTTCTGA